Proteins encoded together in one Amblyomma americanum isolate KBUSLIRL-KWMA chromosome 1, ASM5285725v1, whole genome shotgun sequence window:
- the LOC144120573 gene encoding nose resistant to fluoxetine protein 6-like, producing MTLGALAALSLLGCIISAWTVSDSEVMPFMMVPDFKSSVLMKTMNAYYVRPSYHALCYFSGCITFLIMDDFRRLKISTGTQLVGWCVATSCCLCVVFMKAPWYHRPNPASQFVKILATVSDRLLWSLFLAWTTLACSTGRGGLFARLLSWNVFVPLSKLTFGVYLIHFPFITLMLHASRERIYVSHFTQLTLFFGVLTWSLLLAYLAFLMCEGPSTTLYKSAFQIFIRRGKTAQRNRGHQAGTNGASAEKPETSHVHSQ from the exons ATGACACTAGGAGCGCTGGCCGCCCTGTCTCTGCTGGGTTGCATCATCTCAGCTTGGACTGTGTCTGACTCCGAGGTTATGCCTTTCATGATGGTTCCCGACTTCAAATCTAG CGTTTTGATGAAGACCATGAATGCTTACTACGTACGCCCTTCCTATCACGCTTTATGCTACTTCAGTGGCTGCATAACATTCCTGATCATGGATGATTTCAGGCGGCTGAAAATATCAACG GGCACACAACTGGTGGGTTGGTGCGTGGCAACCAGCTGTTGCCTCTGTGTCGTCTTCATGAAGGCTCCTTGGTACCACAGACCGAATCCCGCGTCACAATTTGTGAAAATTCTGGCAACAGTCTCTGACCGCCTTCTGTGGTCACTTTTTCTTGCCTGGACCACGCTTGCTTGCTCCACGGGCAGAGGTG GGCTCTTCGCGCGACTGCTGTCGTGGAATGTCTTCGTGCCACTAAGCAAGCTTACATTCGGCGTCTACCTCATCCACTTCCCTTTCATCACGCTCATGCTGCATGCGTCCAGGGAGCGTATATACGTTTCGCACTTCACTCAG CTGACACTGTTTTTTGGCGTGCTGACCTGGAGCCTCCTGCTTGCGTACCTGGCGTTCCTGATGTGCGAGGGACCATCAACTACACTGTACAAGTCGGCTTTTCAAATCTTTATCCGAAGAGGAAAAACTGCACAGCGGAACCGAGGGCACCAGGCGGGCACAAACGGTGCATCCGCGGAGAAGCCCGAAACCAGCCATGTTCATTCGCAATAG